A genomic region of Prionailurus bengalensis isolate Pbe53 chromosome D1, Fcat_Pben_1.1_paternal_pri, whole genome shotgun sequence contains the following coding sequences:
- the EFEMP2 gene encoding EGF-containing fibulin-like extracellular matrix protein 2 isoform X1: protein MLPFASCLPGSLLLWALLLLLLGAASPQDSEEPDSYTECTDGYEWDPDSQHCRDVNECLTIPEACKGEMKCINHYGGYLCLPRSAAVINDLHGEGPPPPVPPAEHPNPCLPGYEPDEQERCVDVDECAQALHDCRPSQECHNLPGSYQCTCPDGYRKIGPECVDIDECRYRYCQHRCVNLPGSFRCQCEPGFQLGPNNRSCVDVNECDMGAPCEQRCFNSYGTFLCRCHQGYELHRDGFSCNDIDECSYSSYLCQYRCVNEPGRFSCHCPQGYQLLATRLCQDIDECESGTHQCSEAQSCVNFHGGYRCVDTNRCVEPYVQVSDNRCLCPASNPLCREQPSSIVHRYMSITSERSVPADVFQIQATSVYPGAYNAFQIRAGNSQGDFYIRQINNVSAMLVLARPVTGPREYVLDLEMVTMNSLMSYRASSVLRLTVFVGAYTF, encoded by the exons aTGCTCCCCTTCGCCTCCTGCCTCCCCGGCTCTCTACTGCTCTGGGCGCTGCTGCTGTTGCTTTTGGGGGCAGCATCTCCCCAGGATTCGGAGGAGCCGGACAGCTACACG GAATGCACAGATGGCTATGAGTGGGACCCCGACAGCCAGCACTGCCGGG ATGTCAACGAGTGCCTGACCATCCCCGAGGCCTGCAAGGGGGAGATGAAATGCATCAACCACTATGGGGGCTACCTGTGCCTGCCCCGCTCAGCCGCTGTCATCAATGACCTTCACGGCGAGGGACCACCACCACCAGTGCCCCCTGCTGAACATCCCAACCCCTGCCTACCAGGCTACGAACCTGATGAGCAAGAGCGCTGTGTGG ACGTGGACGAGTGTGCCCAGGCCCTGCATGACTGCCGCCCCAGCCAGGAGTGCCATAACCTACCTGGCTCCTACCAGTGCACCTGCCCTGATGGCTACCGAAAGATTGGGCCCGAATGTGTAG ATATCGACGAGTGCCGTTACCGCTATTGCCAGCACCGCTGCGTCAACCTGCCCGGCTCCTTTCGCTGCCAGTGCGAGCCGGGATTCCAGCTGGGGCCCAACAACCGCTCCTGTGTAG ATGTGAACGAATGCGACATGGGGGCTCCGTGTGAGCAGCGCTGCTTCAATTCCTATGGGACCTTCCTGTGTCGCTGCCACCAGGGCTACGAGCTGCATCGGGATGGCTTTTCCTGCAATG ATATCGATGAGTGCAGCTACTCCAGTTACCTCTGCCAGTACCGCTGTGTCAACGAACCCGGCCGCTTCTCCTGTCATTGCCCGCAGGGCTACCAGCTTCTGGCCACGCGTCTCTGCCAAG ACATTGATGAGTGCGAGTCGGGCACACACCAGTGCTCTGAGGCCCAAAGCTGTGTCAACTTCCATGGGGGCTACCGCTGCGTGGACACCAACCGCTGCGTGGAGCCCTACGTCCAGGTGTCGGACAA TCGCTGCCTCTGTCCGGCCTCCAACCCCCTGTGCCGGGAGCAGCCCTCGTCCATCGTACACCGCTACATGAGCATCACCTCGGAGCGGAGCGTGCCCGCCGATGTGTTCCAGATCCAAGCGACCTCTGTCTACCCTGGCGCCTACAATGCCTTTCAGATCCGTGCGGGAAACTCGCAGGGGGACTTCTACATTAGG CAAATCAACAATGTCAGCGCCATGCTGGTCCTCGCCCGGCCTGTGACAGGCCCCCGGGAGTACGTGCTGGACCTCGAGATGGTCACCATGAACTCCCTCATGAGCTACCGGGCCAGCTCTGTACTGAGACTCACCGTCTTCGTGGGGGCCTACACTTTCTGA
- the MUS81 gene encoding crossover junction endonuclease MUS81 isoform X2, with the protein MAAPVRMGRKRPLPVCPNPLFIRWLTEWRDEAASRGRRTQFVFQKALRSLRRYPLPLRSGKEAKILQHFGDRLCRMLDQRLQQHRASGGDHAPSSPSGEKSPAPEGPLARAQDSSVPVSAQPKAGGRGSYRPTRHSGARAVLLLLYREHLNPSGHGFLTKEELLRRCAQKTPRAAPGSARPWPALRSLLHRNLVLRTHQPARYSLTPEGLELAQKLAESEGLSSLNVGLGPEEPPGAEPEEPGAASAELGASEGSAQQLSLELRPGEYRVLLCVDIGEAKGAGHRQELLLELQRLRVTHTVRKLHVGDFVWVAQETEPGDPARPGELVLDHIVERKRLDDLNSSIMDGRFHEQKFRLKRCGLGHRIYLVEEHCSANNLSLPESTLLQAVTNTQVIDGFFVKRTADIKESAAYLALMTRGLQRLYQGHTLRSRPWGTSGDPESRPGPSPDPLCSLLTFSDFNAGAIKNKAQSVREVFARQLMQVRGVSGEKAAAIVDRYSTPARNLGPALSRTLSQLYCSHGPLT; encoded by the exons ATGGCAGCGCCGGTCCGCATGGGCCGGAAACGCCCGCTGCCGGTTTGCCCCAACCCGCTCTTCATACGCTGGCTAACCGAATGGCGGGACGAGGCAGCCAGTAGGGGGCGCCGAACGCAATTCGTGTTTCAGAAG GCGCTGCGCTCCCTCCGGCGGTACCCACTGCCTCTGCGCAGCGGCAAGGAAGCAAAAATCTTACAACACTTCGGAGACAGGCTCTGCCGTATGCTGGATCAGCGGCTGCAGCAGCACAGAGCATCAGGCG GTGACCATGCTCCAAGTTCACCATCTGGAGAGAAGAGTCCAGCCCCAGAAGGGCCACTTGCCAGAGCCCAGGACTCTTCCGTGCCA GTTTCAGCCCAGCCCAAAGCTGGAGGCCGTGGCAGCTACCGGCCCACTCGGCACTCGGGAGCCCGGGCAGTCCTGCTTCTGCTCTACAGGGAACACCTG AATCCTAGTGGTCATGGCTTCCTGACCAAGGAGGAGCTTCTGCGGAGGTGTGCCCAGAAAACTCCCAGG GCGGCCCCTGGGAGTGCTCGACCCTGGCCAGCCCTCCGTTCCCTCCTCCACAGGAACCTGGTTCTCAGGACACACCAGCCAGCCAG GTACTCACTGACCCCTGAGGGTCTGGAGCTGGCCCAGAAGCTGGCTGAGTCAGAGGGCCTGAGCTCACTGAATGTGGGCCTCGGACCAGAGGAGCCCCCTGGGGCGGAGCCAGAAGAGCCAGGAGCAGCCTCCGCTGAGCT TGGCGCCAGCGAAGGGAGTGCCCAGCAGCTGTCACTGGAGCTCAGGCCTGGAGAGTACAGGGTGCTGTTGTGTGTGGACATCGGTGAAGCCAAggg GGCCGGGCACAGGCAAGAGCTGCTCCTCGAGCTACAGCGGCTGCGTGTCACCCACACGGTGCGCAAGCTGCACGTTGGGGACTTCGTGTGGGTGGCGCAGGAGACCGAGCCCGGAGACCCAG CGAGACCTGGGGAGCTCGTCCTGGACCACATCGTGGAGCGCAAGCGGCTGGACGACCTGAACAGCAGCATCATGGATGGCCGCTTCCACGAGCAGAAG TTCCGGCTGAAGCGCTGTGGCCTGGGGCACCGGATATACCTGGTGGAGGAGCACTGCTCGGCGAACAACCTCAGCCTTCCAGAGAGCACGCTGCTGCAGGCTGTCACCAACACTCAG GTCATCGACGGCTTCTTTGTGAAGCGTACAGCGGACATTAAGGAGTCGGCTGCCTACCTGGCCCTCATGACGCGGGGCTTACAGAGACTCTACCAG GGCCATACCCTACGCAGTCGCCCCTGGGGAACCTCCGGGGACCCTGAATCGAGGCCTGGGCCCTCTCCAGATCCTCTCTGCTCACTCCTCACCTTCAGTGACTTCAACGCGGGAGCCATCAAGAACAAG GCCCAGTCAGTGCGCGAGGTGTTCGCCCGACAGCTGATGCAGGTGCGCGGTGTGAGTGGGGAGAAGGCAGCGGCCATAGTGGACCGGTACAGCACCCCTGCCAG GAATCTGGGACCCGCTCTGAGCAGGACCTTGTCCCAGCTCTACTGCAGCCACGGCCCCCTGACCTGA
- the CFL1 gene encoding cofilin-1 isoform X1, translating into MRHRNSARGAAKEKRASGLGARTPPKGCSCLRVTLPRLAGLSREQASGVAVSDGVIKVFNDMKVRKSSTPEEVKKRKKAVLFCLSEDKKNIILEEGKEILVGDVGQTVDDPYATFVKMLPDKDCRYALYDATYETKESKKEDLVFIFWAPECAPLKSKMIYASSKDAIKKKLTGIKHELQANCYEEVKDRCTLAEKLGGSAVISLEGKPL; encoded by the exons ATGCGGCATCGGAACTCGGCCCGGGGGGCGGCGAAGGAAAAGCGCGCGAGCGGTCTTGGCGCGCGCACCCCACCCAAGGGCTGTTCCTGTCTCCGCGTCACCCTCCCTCGACTGGCGGGTCTGTCTCGAGAGCAG GCCTCTGGTGTGGCAGTCTCTGATGGTGTCATCAAAGTGTTCAATGACATGAAGGTTCGTAAGTCCTCAACACCAGAGGAGGTGAAGAAGCGCAAGAAGGCGGTACTCTTCTGCCTGAGTGAGGACAAGAAGAACATCATCCTGGAGGAGGGCAAGGAGATCCTGGTGGGTGATGTGGGCCAGACTGTAGACGACCCCTACGCCACCTTTGTCAAGATGCTGCCAGACAAGGACTGCCGCTATGCCCTCTATGATGCCACCTACGAGACCAAGGAGAGCAAGAAGGAGGACCTGGTGTTTATCTTCTG GGCACCTGAATGTGCACCCCTCAAGAGCAAAATGATTTATGCCAGCTCCAAGGACGCCATCAAGAAGAAGCTGACGG GGATCAAGCATGAATTACAAGCAAACTGCTACGAGGAGGTCAAGGACCGCTGCACCCTGGCCGAGAAACTGGGGGGCAGCGCCGTCATCTCCCTGGAGGGCAAGCCTTTGtga
- the EFEMP2 gene encoding EGF-containing fibulin-like extracellular matrix protein 2 isoform X2, whose amino-acid sequence MLPFASCLPGSLLLWALLLLLLGAASPQDSEEPDSYTECTDGYEWDPDSQHCRDVNECLTIPEACKGEMKCINHYGGYLCLPRSAAVINDLHGEGPPPPVPPAEHPNPCLPGYEPDEQERCVDVDECAQALHDCRPSQECHNLPGSYQCTCPDGYRKIGPECVDIDECSYSSYLCQYRCVNEPGRFSCHCPQGYQLLATRLCQDIDECESGTHQCSEAQSCVNFHGGYRCVDTNRCVEPYVQVSDNRCLCPASNPLCREQPSSIVHRYMSITSERSVPADVFQIQATSVYPGAYNAFQIRAGNSQGDFYIRQINNVSAMLVLARPVTGPREYVLDLEMVTMNSLMSYRASSVLRLTVFVGAYTF is encoded by the exons aTGCTCCCCTTCGCCTCCTGCCTCCCCGGCTCTCTACTGCTCTGGGCGCTGCTGCTGTTGCTTTTGGGGGCAGCATCTCCCCAGGATTCGGAGGAGCCGGACAGCTACACG GAATGCACAGATGGCTATGAGTGGGACCCCGACAGCCAGCACTGCCGGG ATGTCAACGAGTGCCTGACCATCCCCGAGGCCTGCAAGGGGGAGATGAAATGCATCAACCACTATGGGGGCTACCTGTGCCTGCCCCGCTCAGCCGCTGTCATCAATGACCTTCACGGCGAGGGACCACCACCACCAGTGCCCCCTGCTGAACATCCCAACCCCTGCCTACCAGGCTACGAACCTGATGAGCAAGAGCGCTGTGTGG ACGTGGACGAGTGTGCCCAGGCCCTGCATGACTGCCGCCCCAGCCAGGAGTGCCATAACCTACCTGGCTCCTACCAGTGCACCTGCCCTGATGGCTACCGAAAGATTGGGCCCGAATGTGTAG ATATCGATGAGTGCAGCTACTCCAGTTACCTCTGCCAGTACCGCTGTGTCAACGAACCCGGCCGCTTCTCCTGTCATTGCCCGCAGGGCTACCAGCTTCTGGCCACGCGTCTCTGCCAAG ACATTGATGAGTGCGAGTCGGGCACACACCAGTGCTCTGAGGCCCAAAGCTGTGTCAACTTCCATGGGGGCTACCGCTGCGTGGACACCAACCGCTGCGTGGAGCCCTACGTCCAGGTGTCGGACAA TCGCTGCCTCTGTCCGGCCTCCAACCCCCTGTGCCGGGAGCAGCCCTCGTCCATCGTACACCGCTACATGAGCATCACCTCGGAGCGGAGCGTGCCCGCCGATGTGTTCCAGATCCAAGCGACCTCTGTCTACCCTGGCGCCTACAATGCCTTTCAGATCCGTGCGGGAAACTCGCAGGGGGACTTCTACATTAGG CAAATCAACAATGTCAGCGCCATGCTGGTCCTCGCCCGGCCTGTGACAGGCCCCCGGGAGTACGTGCTGGACCTCGAGATGGTCACCATGAACTCCCTCATGAGCTACCGGGCCAGCTCTGTACTGAGACTCACCGTCTTCGTGGGGGCCTACACTTTCTGA
- the MUS81 gene encoding crossover junction endonuclease MUS81 isoform X1: protein MAAPVRMGRKRPLPVCPNPLFIRWLTEWRDEAASRGRRTQFVFQKALRSLRRYPLPLRSGKEAKILQHFGDRLCRMLDQRLQQHRASGGDHAPSSPSGEKSPAPEGPLARAQDSSVPVSAQPKAGGRGSYRPTRHSGARAVLLLLYREHLNPSGHGFLTKEELLRRCAQKTPRAAPGSARPWPALRSLLHRNLVLRTHQPARYSLTPEGLELAQKLAESEGLSSLNVGLGPEEPPGAEPEEPGAASAELGASEGSAQQLSLELRPGEYRVLLCVDIGEAKGAGHRQELLLELQRLRVTHTVRKLHVGDFVWVAQETEPGDPARPGELVLDHIVERKRLDDLNSSIMDGRFHEQKFRLKRCGLGHRIYLVEEHCSANNLSLPESTLLQAVTNTQVIDGFFVKRTADIKESAAYLALMTRGLQRLYQGHTLRSRPWGTSGDPESRPGPSPDPLCSLLTFSDFNAGAIKNKAQSVREVFARQLMQVRGVSGEKAAAIVDRYSTPASLLAAYDACATPKEQELLLSTIKCGQLQRNLGPALSRTLSQLYCSHGPLT from the exons ATGGCAGCGCCGGTCCGCATGGGCCGGAAACGCCCGCTGCCGGTTTGCCCCAACCCGCTCTTCATACGCTGGCTAACCGAATGGCGGGACGAGGCAGCCAGTAGGGGGCGCCGAACGCAATTCGTGTTTCAGAAG GCGCTGCGCTCCCTCCGGCGGTACCCACTGCCTCTGCGCAGCGGCAAGGAAGCAAAAATCTTACAACACTTCGGAGACAGGCTCTGCCGTATGCTGGATCAGCGGCTGCAGCAGCACAGAGCATCAGGCG GTGACCATGCTCCAAGTTCACCATCTGGAGAGAAGAGTCCAGCCCCAGAAGGGCCACTTGCCAGAGCCCAGGACTCTTCCGTGCCA GTTTCAGCCCAGCCCAAAGCTGGAGGCCGTGGCAGCTACCGGCCCACTCGGCACTCGGGAGCCCGGGCAGTCCTGCTTCTGCTCTACAGGGAACACCTG AATCCTAGTGGTCATGGCTTCCTGACCAAGGAGGAGCTTCTGCGGAGGTGTGCCCAGAAAACTCCCAGG GCGGCCCCTGGGAGTGCTCGACCCTGGCCAGCCCTCCGTTCCCTCCTCCACAGGAACCTGGTTCTCAGGACACACCAGCCAGCCAG GTACTCACTGACCCCTGAGGGTCTGGAGCTGGCCCAGAAGCTGGCTGAGTCAGAGGGCCTGAGCTCACTGAATGTGGGCCTCGGACCAGAGGAGCCCCCTGGGGCGGAGCCAGAAGAGCCAGGAGCAGCCTCCGCTGAGCT TGGCGCCAGCGAAGGGAGTGCCCAGCAGCTGTCACTGGAGCTCAGGCCTGGAGAGTACAGGGTGCTGTTGTGTGTGGACATCGGTGAAGCCAAggg GGCCGGGCACAGGCAAGAGCTGCTCCTCGAGCTACAGCGGCTGCGTGTCACCCACACGGTGCGCAAGCTGCACGTTGGGGACTTCGTGTGGGTGGCGCAGGAGACCGAGCCCGGAGACCCAG CGAGACCTGGGGAGCTCGTCCTGGACCACATCGTGGAGCGCAAGCGGCTGGACGACCTGAACAGCAGCATCATGGATGGCCGCTTCCACGAGCAGAAG TTCCGGCTGAAGCGCTGTGGCCTGGGGCACCGGATATACCTGGTGGAGGAGCACTGCTCGGCGAACAACCTCAGCCTTCCAGAGAGCACGCTGCTGCAGGCTGTCACCAACACTCAG GTCATCGACGGCTTCTTTGTGAAGCGTACAGCGGACATTAAGGAGTCGGCTGCCTACCTGGCCCTCATGACGCGGGGCTTACAGAGACTCTACCAG GGCCATACCCTACGCAGTCGCCCCTGGGGAACCTCCGGGGACCCTGAATCGAGGCCTGGGCCCTCTCCAGATCCTCTCTGCTCACTCCTCACCTTCAGTGACTTCAACGCGGGAGCCATCAAGAACAAG GCCCAGTCAGTGCGCGAGGTGTTCGCCCGACAGCTGATGCAGGTGCGCGGTGTGAGTGGGGAGAAGGCAGCGGCCATAGTGGACCGGTACAGCACCCCTGCCAG cctacTGGCCGCCTATGATGCCTGTGCCACCCCCAAGGAACAGGAGTTGCTGCTGAGCACCATCAAGTGCGGCCAACTGCAGAG GAATCTGGGACCCGCTCTGAGCAGGACCTTGTCCCAGCTCTACTGCAGCCACGGCCCCCTGACCTGA
- the CFL1 gene encoding cofilin-1 isoform X2, with translation MASGVAVSDGVIKVFNDMKVRKSSTPEEVKKRKKAVLFCLSEDKKNIILEEGKEILVGDVGQTVDDPYATFVKMLPDKDCRYALYDATYETKESKKEDLVFIFWAPECAPLKSKMIYASSKDAIKKKLTGIKHELQANCYEEVKDRCTLAEKLGGSAVISLEGKPL, from the exons ATG GCCTCTGGTGTGGCAGTCTCTGATGGTGTCATCAAAGTGTTCAATGACATGAAGGTTCGTAAGTCCTCAACACCAGAGGAGGTGAAGAAGCGCAAGAAGGCGGTACTCTTCTGCCTGAGTGAGGACAAGAAGAACATCATCCTGGAGGAGGGCAAGGAGATCCTGGTGGGTGATGTGGGCCAGACTGTAGACGACCCCTACGCCACCTTTGTCAAGATGCTGCCAGACAAGGACTGCCGCTATGCCCTCTATGATGCCACCTACGAGACCAAGGAGAGCAAGAAGGAGGACCTGGTGTTTATCTTCTG GGCACCTGAATGTGCACCCCTCAAGAGCAAAATGATTTATGCCAGCTCCAAGGACGCCATCAAGAAGAAGCTGACGG GGATCAAGCATGAATTACAAGCAAACTGCTACGAGGAGGTCAAGGACCGCTGCACCCTGGCCGAGAAACTGGGGGGCAGCGCCGTCATCTCCCTGGAGGGCAAGCCTTTGtga